One Citrus sinensis cultivar Valencia sweet orange chromosome 5, DVS_A1.0, whole genome shotgun sequence genomic window, tttatcctaattttattacaaatattaacaataaatacaaagtattcaaaacacattttatcactaatatcttactaactattaataagatactcccaaaatatgaaatattaaaatttaaaaatacataaccAAACTTCAATACTCCatctatataaacataatcataatgttataaagagaaataacacatgtttgattttaataaaatcatgtttgatttgaataaaattattaacacatgtttgatttgaataaaatcaaaaaataattcggtttttcggttcggtttttcggTTCAGCTAAGTGAACCGAATACCGAACCGACATTTCGGTTTTTTTACAAACGGTATATTcggtttttaaaaaaaataaaaaccgaaccgaattagaaaaaaccgtcggttcggtttggttttttTAACACTACGGTTTTTTTGCCCACTCCTAccttatatatacatataaatgtTCTTTTAGgcattttttttgggggtaaaaATTATAGGCTTTCAGATGAAGGACAAGACTTTTTCGTGTCGTATGATGAAGTTTATGATAGTTTTGTTTAGGAGTGTGATGATAAATCTTTATATTATCAAGAAACTTTAGCtttaagaaatttaagaaGTTCTAGTTTCAAAAGACATCTAGtactaacttttttttcattcccatcatttatcttatttaatttattttagacaCTATAAGGTAGAGTTTATTTCACACTATAAGGTAGagtttatttctctttttttttaaaaaaatgaatgctGTTATTTCAATAATCTTCGTATTACATTCTTGTCatcatgatttattttcattttattttgagaCAAAAGGATTGTTTTTGAATTCTCGTTAGCAAATGTGCATTGCTTTCCTTTTATGGATTGgcaaaaacagaaaacaaaaacaattaaacaagATTGCAGGACATCAGcatcttattcttttcttgaaCCAagtctttgttttgtttagcTTTTGTTAAGATGCTTTATTAACCTTCCTCCTTTTTCCTATTGCTAGTTTGGTATCTCGTTCATTTCTTGAACCAAGATATTTGCCTTTACTTAGAAGTAAAGCTAAAATGCTCTTTCGCCTTTCCTCCCTTTTTCTCTTAACTTGTGTTTTCTTATGCTATCATTTTCAATTGTACCATACACCATTCATTTATCAACATCCAGTTTGaataaaattcttcaatttgattttttttgcttcttcCACATAACTGTTTGATTGTGGTGCTTTCAGTCACAATTAGATATCATCGGGACATTAAATCTCTGATTACTCAAACAATCAATAACAGGTATTTTATTATCTGAATTattcatataataatttcattttatttatttttatctcatgAATGTTAGATCCACTTTAGGtttgtcattaattatttttcacaagttatattttttattttcattttcgtaAGTATCAAAATAATCACTATCATGTACACGTTGCTTGCAATTTTATTGTGTAAAAATCATCACCCacaaataatatcaaatgaaattcactcgcacattaaaaaatatgtgcatataattttttttaaaaccattATTCTCCCTTGGAGCTTACTATTATTTAGTACacgaaataaataaataaatagatatataACTTGATGGAGTTGTTTGCGAATAGGAAttactatttatttagttttgtgTTTCTGCATCACTATTATCTTCTCTGTTATATTTGCTTTTAGCAATTGAAGTGCATATGATTTAGggttttttgttatatttgctTTTATCCTCAAATgttgtttttgtatttgttttataataaagatATGATTAGTTtctatataatatttgttgaGTTGTGTCACACATTGGCTATAATATGAGAGTTACTTGAGTTTATAAGGAGGTAAGTTACTCCACCTAAAATGTTAGTCTTTTGGGTTGAATACCtagaaattttatgttaaatctccccaacaagtggtatcagaatTTGACCCTAGTAGTTGGAATGTGGTTAAAACAACTCAAGTGTGTCGGACGAAAGGACCGGCGTCTAGCGGTGGTGGTTTCGTTCGAGGGGGGGATTATTGAGTTGTGTCCCACATTAGTTAGAAAAGAGGAGATAATTGGATTTATAAGGAGGTAGATCACTCTGACTAAAagactaattttttaagttgaataCGTAGAAATCTTATGTTAAGTCCCCCAACAATATTAAAGCACGTTGGTAGCCTGTGTTAAAATAgcatttgaaaatgaaatttgtaaaaatgTGTTTAGcaattcttttgaaaaaattataaaataaattatttgtcgGACCCATCTTATTTCCATTCATTCTTTGAAGAATGAATTATGTTGATTGATTAAAGTATCCACCCGTTACGGAATTAATGGAAAATAACAGTGCTTTAAGTGGGCACCAAAGACTTTTTCAATGTTATTTTCACCAAATCCAAGAACATGTCAGAAAAGTACTTTGTGAAAGATGTTCGTCATTCTAATATTTTCGTCAAATAGAAAAATACCAAACAGCTCCTTAGTTAGAGATAGTTATTTGACAACACAAGTACTCTGTTttgcatatatttatatatttttaatagcTCTGTTTTGCAAATTCCTGCTAAACAGTATAAGTGAGAGAAGGAGACATGCTGGACGTCCACCTCCGACTATTTTGTGAGAGGTTGAAAAGCGTGTTAGCAGGTGAAGAAGGCACGTTAACGTTGCCCGATTCAACAAATTTAACTCCACTTTTTCAAAACCTTTTTACGGAGACTGAAATTATTACTACTCTGCTCGGGAACTATGAAGGCGACATGGCTCGTCATTTGATTCAACTCATTAGAGACGAATTCGATGAATCCAAAATATCTTTGCCTTTTTTGCAACTGTTGGACTTAGAAGAAAGCGATGAAGACGTTAAAAGACCAGACATTTTGGAAATTCTGGAGGACATCAATCACTTTGTCCATGAATCTGAGGAAGCCATTGACACattcatcatcaacatcatgCAGCAGCAAAACAGTGAAATCGAAAGTGAGAGCAGGTCTAATATGGCTCTTCTTATTGGACTCCACAGTAAAATCATTGATATTAGAAATCGGATGCAACAACTTCCACCCAGCGACAATGGTTTTGATATCAGTGAACAAAGTAACATAATCATTCGCCAATTGAGTGAGGGACAGCCTCAGCTTGATGTCAGTGAATTTGAAAGGGGCAGAGAGAAGTTGTTTGATCTATTGATTGAGGGACCATCTGGGCTTTCGGTGGTTGCAATTCTCGACAGCAATGGCTTCGATAAGACTGCTTTTGCTGCTGATActtacaataataatcatgTTAAGTTCTATTTTGACTGTCTTGCTTGGGTCAGGGTTTCTCTACTCTACGATTTTCGCAAGATATTGGATGACATAATCAAGTCTGTGATGCCTCCATCTCGGGTTAGTGTAATTATCGGTGAAGATTATCAATTGAAGAAATCTGTTCTTCGAGATTACCTAACAGACAAGAAGTACTTTATTGTACTAGATGATGTCTTCGATGACACTGATATATGGAGTGATCTTGAAGAACTTCTTCCCGATGATCAGAATGGAAGCAGAGTATTGATATTGGTCACTGATCCAGACCTCCTTACATCGTTGGAAATGGAAAACGGAGAGAAGATTTGGCTTGATTCAGTGCTCGTTGGAGGACCActgattaaaataaagtatGAAGGCTTACAATTTTTCGTCCTACACTATGGAAGTATGCCATTAGGAAATCATCTTAGCGGCGAAGCGATTCCGACAGTTTGGAGACAAATTTTTTCTGTGATGGAGTTACCTTTTCACTTAAAAGTCTGCTGCATCTATTTGTGTGCCTTCCCTCCGAGTATTGAGATATCTACGGAGCAATTATATCAGTTGTGGGTAGCTGAAGGTTTCATACCATACAACAGTGAAGAAACTGCCAAACATTACTTGAAAGAACTAATCCATCGTGGCTTCATTCAAGTGAGTAAGAGAAGATCCGGTGGCACAATTAAAGCGTGTTATGTTCCAAGTCTTGAATTTACTTCATTGGCTTTGATGGCAGAAAAGACGGAATTTGTATCTTCAATCTTTTCTGAAGAGGAATCACTGTCAAATGTTAAACGGTACATCGTTTTCAAAGATCTGATTGAGTTTTTATCTTTAGAACATTCTGACATGTATCTCCAATCTTTTCTGAATCACAGTTCAAAAAGCGATCATCTCGCTCTGATACATTGcgagaatttttgtaaaaagttCAAACACCTTCGGGTATTGAACTTGGGTTCTGCAGTTCTCGACCAATATCCACCCggattagaaaatttattctatttgaagtatttgaaattgaatattcCTTCGCTCAAATGTCTTCCTTCACTGCTATGCACCCTTTTAAACCTTCAAACACTAGAAATGCCATCTAGCTACATAGATCAGTCACCAGAGGATATTTGGATGATGCAAAAACTCATGCATCTAAACTTTGGTTCCATCACTCTGCCTGCACctccaaaaaattattccaGCTCCctgaaaaatctcattttcataTCAGCCTTACACCCAAGTAGTTGTACTCCAGATATATTGGGCAGACTCCCTAATGTTCGAACTTTTAGAATATCTGGAGATTTGAGTTACTATCATTCTGGGGTTTCCAAAAGCCTATGCAAACTACACAAACTTGAATGCTTGAAGCTGGTGAATAAAGGCAAGATGTGGCAGCTCTCACGGATGATCCTGTCCGAATACAAATTTCCTCCAAGTCTGACCCAACTGAGCCTATCAAATACTGAGTTAATGGAGGATCCTATGCCGACACTAGAAAAGCTTCCACACCTTGAGGTGCTGAAACTAAAGCAGAACTCGTACTTAGAAAGAAAGCTGGCTTGTGTTGGCTGTAGCAGTTTTTCGCAGCTCAAGATTTTGCACCTAAAATCAATGCTATGGCTGGAGGAGTGGACGATGGGGGCAGGAGCAATGCCAAAACTTGAAAGCTTAATTTTGAACCCTTGTGCGTACTTGAGAAAGCTTCCTGAGGAGCTTTGGTGCATAAAGAGCTTATGCAAATTGGAGTTACATTGGCCTCAGCCAGAGTTGAGACAAAGGCTACGAGCTTTTGAGGATATGGAGTGGCGGTATGACATCCAGTTATATCCATCTGGAATATAACGGATTGAAAGGGTTGAGAGTTTTACTTGATAATTACTGATCTGGTATGACTTTGTTTCACCTACTCAATAGGTTTTATAAATGTGCTATATGTAGTAAAACCTTCAAgggttcaaattttaatttattattctgtGTCCTTTGACTTGTGTAGGAAAAGTCAAAGGGGGAAGAATCATATATATCTGCAATCTGGCTTTCAATTTCAACTGTAATTTCAGCATTGATCCGTTCAATTCTCTTTATTTGAGCTCCCCTTTGGGGACATTATTTTGTAGCGGATTTGCCGCCAGAGATGCCATGGTTAGTCTATTGTCTATAAACTTGAATAAGGTACGTTTTTTCTGTTCATGAATGTATTAAGAACTGCTGTGTGATCCGAATTCTACAAAAAAGACATCTAGTCGAAGTTTCATTAGTGTTGTTCATGAATGTATGGTTTTGGCTGTCTTTGGACCGTGTGGAAAAAGACATCGAGtcaaattttcatcaattgaCTGAGGAAATTGCAACAATTTAAATGATGCCTTAGTGAACTCATaccttatttgaattttaattgtatgGCAATAGGATatgtatgaattaaaatttgtaaattagtaGTGTTACTTGTAATCCCTCACCAGcaagaatataacttgtaaGGTAAAGTTCAGATCAGCATTCATTGGCTTAACTGCAGACCAGAAATGCTTGATCTTGAACCGTTTGATCGGTCcaagaaaataaacatcaCTTAAGTTACATCAATAATTGGTGTAATGTAGATAAGTTTCAATATTGCTCAAAATATATTGCTCTAAGGAAAAATCGACAATGACTAGAAATGAACATAActttaattgatattaatatatttaccaTTAAACAGTTGTGTAAGTATTAAGACATCCAAAATTGCAAATATGCATgttaaaaaacaaatccaCGAACCAAAACTACCCAAAATAGTGTCTTTGAGCTCCAAAGTAACACCCATGTATAGCCAGCATTTTATTTCAGCCCATGTGATGCAAGCTATAAttcatttgaattatttattagaaaagagaaaataagataGTTTTACggatatttcaagtttcatgtttCACCGGCACAATTTATGCCAAGTCCATAATGGAACAAATAATGTGTAACCTTATGACCCACCCAATAACAGAATCAGATGTAGTATGCACAAATTGCACAATCAGAAAAGCATCCTACAGATCCAGCGATTTAATCTTTTAACCTTATGACCCAACCAATCTCGATCTGTAACCTTTGCTTTCTGATGTTTAACACATTATCTCATCCTGGCAAAAAATCTGAAATGTTTTACGAGAGAATTAATCTTGATAAAGGGCTTTTGGCGGTAAAAAATAttgctttaattaaaaaaaaattgattcaaccAAGTTGACCTAAAGGTTATATAAATCTTGATTTAGACGATATCAAACTACatattaagggtaaaatagaaaatatattattttaatctcaCTAGTTTCTGAAGGACATATtattgggaaaatatgctctttaaaagcatatgtgtttatttaattgtaataaatattttttctgattaataaaaataatgaggtattttatgcaaatatcttaattgcattaatatttttattaaagtccatttaatcatattatatgtatttatgtgatcaccatgtggattcacagaagacataaatacaagttatcttatgattaaataaatttagttcgcagttaataaataaagttgggcactttatttaggtatagactgtaataaattcattgaatgatttgtcttaatcatgtatgaatttattgatgtagtacaactacattgaacatgatcacatatgagatttaattaactttgtaataactgtcagacttattaaatctcataggcattgattttactgtaatcttaatcttgagttaattatgatttcatgattgtaattgttattccatttgagttaccaatgggcatgacacatacttgtagtctagattacccggtatcttggtgggagcatttatgagtattggagttatagattaacaatatagaatttgtacaacacatctcttgatgggttttcggcacttgatcatagaattctctggccagagtgtgtcaacatatttagtatgttgaaaatgatcattggagaaaaccagtaagtatcaaggaataagatgttattaaattgattggacagttgagatatcaatttaattaacgatatggtacaaaggattgtgcagtaaagaaatcaatgtggcttgagacgaattattatttgagcatacaattatggaagtcagttccaatcttttagtggagtagatttggaattaaataattgggctagtttaattataggcctaattattgtagccactattgtatgttcccaaataatccccgggttagctcatttaattgactgcaccactactggactaataagcaagataactagctatttgggtcaaaagcctaaacatatcatttagtgggaggctccatttaattagcttatgtgtaaggggccttatgttattttacatggTGGATCccctataaaataaaaagtaacgtgagttttattttggggattatttggagcctaggattttcactaaagggagatataaaaagcttattttctctaaagaaaaagataacagccactttatacagatcagagaaaaagatttttctctctgttgttgagagaaaaattttcccgtgctagttgctttggtagtgataaaggcgcccacacgtcaag contains:
- the LOC127902602 gene encoding disease resistance RPP8-like protein 3 isoform X2, whose amino-acid sequence is MLDVHLRLFCERLKSVLAGEEGTLTLPDSTNLTPLFQNLFTETEIITTLLGNYEGDMARHLIQLIRDEFDESKISLPFLQLLDLEESDEDVKRPDILEILEDINHFVHESEEAIDTFIINIMQQQNSEIESESRSNMALLIGLHSKIIDIRNRMQQLPPSDNGFDISEQSNIIIRQLSEGQPQLDVSEFERGREKLFDLLIEGPSGLSVVAILDSNGFDKTAFAADTYNNNHVKFYFDCLAWVRVSLLYDFRKILDDIIKSVMPPSRVSVIIGEDYQLKKSVLRDYLTDKKYFIVLDDVFDDTDIWSDLEELLPDDQNGSRVLILVTDPDLLTSLEMENGEKIWLDSVLVGGPLIKIKYEGLQFFVLHYGSMPLGNHLSGEAIPTVWRQIFSVMELPFHLKVCCIYLCAFPPSIEISTEQLYQLWVAEGFIPYNSEETAKHYLKELIHRGFIQVSKRRSGGTIKACYVPSLEFTSLALMAEKTEFVSSIFSEEESLSNVKRSKSDHLALIHCENFCKKFKHLRVLNLGSAVLDQYPPGLENLFYLKYLKLNIPSLKCLPSLLCTLLNLQTLEMPSSYIDQSPEDIWMMQKLMHLNFGSITLPAPPKNYSSSLKNLIFISALHPSSCTPDILGRLPNVRTFRISGDLSYYHSGVSKSLCKLHKLECLKLVNKGKMWQLSRMILSEYKFPPSLTQLSLSNTELMEDPMPTLEKLPHLEVLKLKQNSYLERKLACVGCSSFSQLKILHLKSMLWLEEWTMGAGAMPKLESLILNPCAYLRKLPEELWCIKSLCKLELHWPQPELRQRLRAFEDMEWRYDIQLYPSGI
- the LOC127902602 gene encoding disease resistance RPP8-like protein 3 isoform X1, which produces MLDVHLRLFCERLKSVLAGEEGTLTLPDSTNLTPLFQNLFTETEIITTLLGNYEGDMARHLIQLIRDEFDESKISLPFLQLLDLEESDEDVKRPDILEILEDINHFVHESEEAIDTFIINIMQQQNSEIESESRSNMALLIGLHSKIIDIRNRMQQLPPSDNGFDISEQSNIIIRQLSEGQPQLDVSEFERGREKLFDLLIEGPSGLSVVAILDSNGFDKTAFAADTYNNNHVKFYFDCLAWVRVSLLYDFRKILDDIIKSVMPPSRVSVIIGEDYQLKKSVLRDYLTDKKYFIVLDDVFDDTDIWSDLEELLPDDQNGSRVLILVTDPDLLTSLEMENGEKIWLDSVLVGGPLIKIKYEGLQFFVLHYGSMPLGNHLSGEAIPTVWRQIFSVMELPFHLKVCCIYLCAFPPSIEISTEQLYQLWVAEGFIPYNSEETAKHYLKELIHRGFIQVSKRRSGGTIKACYVPSLEFTSLALMAEKTEFVSSIFSEEESLSNVKRYIVFKDLIEFLSLEHSDMYLQSFLNHSSKSDHLALIHCENFCKKFKHLRVLNLGSAVLDQYPPGLENLFYLKYLKLNIPSLKCLPSLLCTLLNLQTLEMPSSYIDQSPEDIWMMQKLMHLNFGSITLPAPPKNYSSSLKNLIFISALHPSSCTPDILGRLPNVRTFRISGDLSYYHSGVSKSLCKLHKLECLKLVNKGKMWQLSRMILSEYKFPPSLTQLSLSNTELMEDPMPTLEKLPHLEVLKLKQNSYLERKLACVGCSSFSQLKILHLKSMLWLEEWTMGAGAMPKLESLILNPCAYLRKLPEELWCIKSLCKLELHWPQPELRQRLRAFEDMEWRYDIQLYPSGI